The Pyxidicoccus xibeiensis genome includes a window with the following:
- a CDS encoding GlsB/YeaQ/YmgE family stress response membrane protein codes for MGICTWLVLGGIAGWLASIIKGTNARMGLFANVATGIIGAMLGGWLFSLIGGRGVTGFNLYSLAVATVGAVILISIVQAIRR; via the coding sequence ATGGGTATCTGTACGTGGCTGGTGCTCGGAGGAATCGCCGGTTGGCTGGCGAGCATCATCAAGGGCACCAATGCCCGGATGGGGCTGTTCGCCAACGTCGCCACCGGCATCATCGGCGCGATGCTGGGCGGCTGGCTGTTCAGCCTGATTGGCGGCAGGGGTGTGACGGGCTTCAACCTCTACTCGCTGGCGGTGGCCACGGTGGGGGCCGTCATCCTCATCAGCATCGTCCAGGCCATCCGCAGATAG
- a CDS encoding chalcone isomerase family protein, which yields MKTTLSAVALSLLLAAPAFAKDVAGVKYPETATVEGKELKLNGVGLRTKMVFKVYTAGLYVENPSQDGAKIISADEIKRVRMYMLRDLDKKTITDAIGDAFKKNAGSKLAELQPKLDQFNSGVTDVKKGDELILTYVPGQGTRVQSAKGGQTITVEGKDFADALFSVFVGKSPVDGDLKDGMLGKD from the coding sequence ATGAAAACCACGCTGTCCGCCGTCGCGCTGTCCCTGCTGCTCGCCGCTCCCGCGTTTGCCAAGGACGTCGCCGGGGTGAAGTACCCGGAGACTGCCACCGTGGAGGGCAAGGAGCTGAAGCTCAACGGGGTGGGGCTGCGCACCAAGATGGTGTTCAAGGTCTACACCGCGGGGCTGTACGTGGAGAACCCGTCCCAGGACGGGGCGAAGATCATCAGCGCGGACGAAATCAAGCGCGTGCGCATGTACATGCTGCGGGACTTGGACAAGAAGACCATCACCGACGCCATCGGCGATGCCTTCAAGAAGAACGCGGGCAGCAAGCTGGCGGAGCTGCAGCCCAAGCTGGACCAGTTCAACTCGGGCGTCACCGACGTGAAGAAGGGCGACGAGCTCATCCTCACCTACGTCCCCGGCCAGGGCACCCGCGTGCAGAGCGCCAAGGGCGGGCAGACCATTACCGTGGAGGGCAAGGACTTCGCGGACGCGCTCTTCTCCGTCTTCGTGGGGAAGAGCCCCGTGGACGGTGACCTCAAGGATGGGATGCTCGGCAAGGACTGA